ACGAGGCCAAGGCACTCCCCAGAAGGTCATTACAGACACACAGTGTAAGAGGAGCAGATGTTTTGTCTTTGCTGGCACTATGGTGCTAGGGTTTCTGGCTCTTCATGCCACGCAGAGCTTGCAACAAGTCCTCTTGCAATTACCACAAGAAAAAGTATTCCTCACTGTCAGGGCTTACTGCACTCTAACATAATCCACCAAGTAAGTGGCCCCTCTGGGCCTGATCCCAGTTCCCTCACTTGTACAAGCGttttttattccattaaaaGATCCAATGACAGAACAGTAGTAGACTGCTGTTGGTTTTGTGAGGTGCTTCGCAAGCTGCCCCAGCGCCACCCAGAAGTATCTCGCTCTGCCCCATCCCCGCTGTTCCCTGCCCCCAAGGCCGGCCGGGGCCTTTCCCGTCCCCTCCCGCAGGGCCCGCTCCCTTcagcccggcccaccacagcgccCCGCGGCCTGCGGCAGCGCCAGCGCCTCACCCCTTCCCGCCACGCCCCGCGCGCTGCCGTAAAGCGGGCTGCCGTAAAACAGGCTGCCGTAAAACGCGGACGACGGAGAGTTGTTGCCACCGCCGCTGCCAGGATCACCACCATGTACCACAGCAGCACGCAGTGGCGGCACTGGACCTTCCGCAGCGAGGAGGAGCTGGCGCGGTGCCGGGCGGAGGCCAACCGCAAGTTTCGCAGCAAAGCGGTGGCGAGCGGGAaggtgcggggcgggggggtgcggCCTCCTCTCGGCCGGCGCTGCCCGCGCCGCTGAGGGAAGGACCTGGCGGGGGAGCGGCGTTGCGGCGTTGCCGGGGCGCAGCCTCTGTGTCAGCCGCGGTTTTGGTCCCCTCAAGGTCCAGCAGACCGACCCTGCCCTGCTGGAGCCCCACGAGGAGCTGGCGATATGCAAGTACTACGAAAAGAGGTTGCTGGACTTCTGCGCCGTCTTCAAGCCTGCCATGCCCAGATCGGTGGTGGTAAGCGGCGGGGCCTGCGCTGGGTGGCCGCCCTCCCCTCACGGCCTGCGGCCTGGGGACTAGcggggctgcaggcagtgcacacacccctctccccagcccctgccctccgTGTCTCAGGTTTCTTCGCTTGCGCATTGCTTAGCTTGTTCTTGAGAGCACGGATATCTCTCGTTTTCCAGTGCTGtatttcatgctgctttttatgCCTTTCGGTCACCTGGGCAGTGTGCAGCCGTTTCAAAACCAGACTTACTTCTCGACTTCATTAGGCATCTGTGGATGACTCGCAATTGcttgctctcctctccccacgAGTCGCaactgcttgctttcctctcctttaaGCAAAGAGTAGAAACAAACGTAATGATGTTTGGATTGACgataaaataaaatgatctCACTGCAGCTAAAGGAGGTATTCTCAAAGTTGAGCGGTGATCCAGTTGTTTCTCCAGCATTGGTGCTTGCCTGACCACAAAGCAAACTGGTTCAAGAACTGGCAGTAAACTAACCcacaaaggggggaaaaaaaaaaataattgttgaaCCTACTTACCTTGAACACAGACGAGTGCATTTCAGAAGAGGAAGGACAGCAACCAAACAGCTAAAGCAGGGAATTGTGCCTTTGTCACCTAGCTGTTAAGATGTATAATCTGTATCATCCCCAATCAGTTCTCACTTCTTCTGGCAGGTGCGGCATATGACTGAGGTGAAGAGCGTCTTGTGTGAAGATGTGTTTGAAACATAGCAGTAGGCTGCCATTACATGCTCTGTGGAGCCAGACCTTAAATTTCCTAAGTGGCCCTTGTAGAGTATGTGTGCTGGATCAGTCTCACCAAGTAATGGTTTTAGAAGACATGCTTTCATGCCGATAGCGTTCAGATCAGCTTGGAAATCTAGCATTGACTGCAGTACCTCTACACTCAGAGAGAAGCataaatgttaaatatattgGGAATTTTACTGATCCAAAAGGTCAGATGGCTTGGCTGGGATGACTTGTGATTTTCAGGgtaattttttcagtctttggtttttaaatttcttttaaatgtcagatttttctcctgaagaTATTGTAGGCTTTTTGAGCATTGTCTTCCTAACTATGTCTAAATATGGAGGAAAAGATAACCAAGCTGCTAATTTTTAAGGCTCTTGCAGGCATCAGTGTATTAGACTTTGAATTAATTAATGACATGGGGACTGTGTACATCTTGGTGCCTTACTGTATCCTGTGTGTCTGTAGTGTGTGTTCAAACttatctgttctgttttgtgattttgtgattttattttttcttaatctgtttTTGCTTCTATACTTACTTTtccatcccttttttttttttaatttagggaACAGCTTGCATGTATTTCAAACGCTTTTACCTCAATAACTCAGTGATGGAGTATCATCCTCGGATAATAATGTGAGTTATCAATGCATCTTGAGTTATTCTGTCAAGTGGAACATTGGAGATATAACCATTGTATCTGTAAAGACCAGAAAAAATGCGGAAGTAAATCTGAGAGCTTAAATATGAATAAAGAGGAAGTCTGGtctctttcattttccatttggAAGTTTGCTGTGTTCAGAACATGCTGTTTTTAAGATACAAACTTTGTGAACAGAACTGTTGATAAACAGATGGATGCTGCATATGTcaattgtttgctttttctctagGTTAACATGTGCATTTTTGGCCTGTAAAGTAGATGAATTTAATGTGTCCAGTGCACAGTTTGTTGGTAACCTTCGAGAAAGCCCTCCGGGCCAGGAAAAAGCTCTTGAACAAATACTGGAATATGAACTACTGCTTATTCAGCAACTGAACTTCCATCTTATCGTCCACAATCCATACAGGCCATTTGAGGGATTTCTAATCGATTTGAAGGTAGTGTTGTTTTATATGCTACATGGTCCGTATACTAACATGATGCAATTCTGTCATGGATTGTGTTacaaaagttttatttcccttcataTCTGTGATCTGGAAAGATCTACTTTCTAAAGTGACAAAGGAGATTGGTTTAGCGGTGGTCTTTAAGAGCTTTagattatttttgaaataagtAGATGGCCTGCCACTTTTTAGCTTTAATTGTTGAATTATGTGTTCTTAGCTTACAAACCAGAAGACAAAGAACAGCTGCTTACTTTCCTAAATACTTACTTTTTAGACTCGCTATCCAATGCTGGAGAATCCTGAAGTTTTGAGGAAAACAGCTGATGACTTCCTCAATCGAGTGGCTCTGACAGATGCGTATCTGCTTTTTGCTCCCTCACAGATAGCTCTCGCTGCCGTACTATCTAGTGGTTCAAGAGCAGGAATTAATATGGAAAGgtagtcttttcttttttgttatagGTATgatttaaacagttttatttgCCTCTTGTGTAAAACTATTTTGTTCTAGACATTCTGAACTAGTGAAAGTATTTATTGTTTGTTAACACTCTGGTATGTTCTTCAAGTATGTTTCAAAACTGAAGTGGTGCTGTTACTTATTTATTCTCCATTTTCAAGAAGCAGGCGATAAATGCAGTTAGTTGGTGTTTGGTGTCCAGTTTGGAACCAATTCCAAAGATTGCtttggaaaaagggaaaaaaaaaaaagtcaaactgaTGACGTTGTCCTTATTAGAACAGCATAGGATTTTCAGACTCCTCTTGAAGATTAAAGTGAAGAAAGTAGAAATACAATAGAAACCGAGAGTATGGAATGCCTCAAGAATCActtcaagggaaaaaagcaggattttgaAGTTTTCTAAGCTTACAGTGTGAAATGAAATTACACTGAATTGACAGCTACTAGACATGTGGAAACTAAGTGCTCTGTTTGGCTGGTACAACTGTTCAGTTTCCATGGAAACAGACTAATGGTAAGGTGCTGTTTTAAATAgtcccttcttcctttctgtgttcTAGCCACTGGTGTTTGCGAATGCATTATCAAATACTTCGATGTCATTGCTGAAACacatggtttggtttggttctttCTGAGGACAAaccatcttatttttttttccttcaggaagaCAGCTGAGGTAGTTGCTCTAAGTAGCTGTATTCTGGAGTGTTTTAATTGCCTGATGCTCTGTGTGCGCATTTTTTATCTAGTGTCATGTCAGGCACAAGGGCTGATGTGAAAAGCAGAGTTCTTTTTACAGGAACTTTCCTTCCACCTACTCTAAATAAATCTCATATCTCTCTTGTTCTAAAAGAGCAAGTATGTGAGTATCCTTTACAAGGTTTGCTGACCTCTCAGAATAGTGTAAAAACATTCAGGTGCTTACTATAACTTGAAACTTGTTGATCTCACTCCTGAATCTATATTCTGTACCACTTGTTGCCAACATTCAGAAAAGCATGCTTGTGAAAAGAACTAGAATAATTTGTAGATGGCATGTGAATCGAGGTATGCGAACCTTCTCTTTGCATACTCATGAAGAAGTCAAGTCTTTGCCACCTGTCTGCATCCTACTGCTACTATAAACTTGTCACCTGCTTTTTTTGCGTGACTTTGATCTGCTGGACATGAGAGAATCTTGGGTCTTGTGGACCTGTGGGTAGGTGGACTTGCAGAGGTGGGGTGGAACATGGAAGGATTGGAAAACCTGTTGCTCCCATCATGTCAGCGTGTCTTAAACAAGTTAgagcttcaggaaaaaagacaggTGCCACCGTACTCTGGCTCATAGGTGGCTGCAAATTAACCTTCAGTTCTGGTATCAGCACAAGGTTAAATAATAGTCTTAAGTTTAACTGTGCAAGAGCAGTGATGCTAACAGCAGCTGTCAGCTTCAGGGTGGCTGGTGTCTCActgtgggagctgcagctgaTGCAGCTGTGTGAGTCTGTGCAGTAAGTTTGAACTTAACACATCATTTATCCTAAAGTGCACTTCCAGGGAAGGGATAAAACTTGGTGGTTGTGCATTATAGTAAGTattgctttgtgtgtgtgtggaggttTTTACCCACatggtgtgtatatatatttatgttctTAGTAAAAGGAAGTTTGAATctctgaaggaagaggaagggacCCACAGACTCTTACAGGATGGTATTTAGgatttgctttcagctgccaaaaGAAGCAGTCTCATCTTGCAAGCTTTGCTGTCTTACCTGTCTGAAGACTACTCTTCTGCAGTATCTGCTTTTCCAGGAGTTATACTGTGTAATAGTGTGATGTTAGTATGACACTTCACAGAATCTTAAACTTAAGTTGGGCTAACTCAGTGAGGCTTACTCACAAATGTTTAATTCTGCAGTGTTGCAGAATTTGGTTCTTTATGTGGCTATGTACTTTATGTCACGTTCTTACAGAAGAAGAATGTTTCAAGTGACAGAGGTGCCTTTTTATGACTTGATAACACACAACCAAAATGTTACTTACAAAAGTCTAGTTAATGAAATgtgtattatttattatttacatcTGCTAGAACTTTATAATTAATGTTAGCTGCCACAATAATTAGGACACTTTTAGAACTTATTCTTCCATGTTTCTTTGTAGTTACTTAACAGAAAGTCTTATGctgaaagagaacagaacatCCTTAGCCAAGCTACTAGATGATGTGAAATGTAAGTAAACATTGGAAAAGTATGACAAACAGTATTtctaaaggaggaaaaagagctttttccaaacagcaaaaGCTTTATGCAGAAAGTGTGTTTTCGAGTACTTTTCTTCACCTCAGGGCATGCATAAGTAAGTAAAACATGGGCAGTAGAATGAACTACCTAGCATGTTGATGCAGTGGGAGAAAACATTGAGACTTTCCTGTGACAGGAACACatgaaattaaaaggcaaaGGGCCTGATGCTTCTCAGAACATAAGAGTTATAGTCAATTAAATGCTAGGAGCTGACCCAAAAGTGAGAAATCTATTTTGGGAACTAGGTAATAGCTTTTGTAAGTCAGGGTGAAATGACTGTTTTCAGTCACTCTGTTGCGAAAATTACAGCTTCAGGCAAAAGCCTGCACAAAGCTACTTCTACCACCAGAGGGTACCTTCTCTAAGAGAAATGATTATGTTAAGCGATATGTCAGGATTTATACTTCACTTCTGTTTTGTAGCTCTGGAGATGTTTCAAAAGATGTTTAGTTTTCTTGtgttagaaatatatatatataaaaatataaaaaattctAGCATGGTTTAGTTAAGATAATGGGGGATGTAGTACACTGattattacctttttttaaattaaataaaaaggctGGAATATGAAATTTCCAGTAAGTAATCAGTTATTTAATGGTTTAAGCTAATGCATGCATTTAAAATGGGAGAGTGGTAGCATTAATATTGCAGTCTTTTGGCTAGTAGTGACTACACCATACAAGTCACCAGGGTCTACAAATTCAATTTAAATTGCATTGATTAAACTTAAGATGCTgttccctttctcctcctgttAACATATCCAGTCTTCAGGTTTCCATTGCTGAGATGCAAAAGGAATGCTGGGATAATTATTCTTCACTTGCATTATTCTGGAAAGTAGCTTTAGTCCAAAGGCCACTCTTTTTGTAAACATATGAAGGCTGGAAGGAAATTTTGAAGCATCTGTAAATGACTAGTTTTACAGAGAACTGGTGGTAGAGGAAAAACTCTTGTTTTTGCCAGGGTAGGtgtaaatttaatttgcatttttaacaagACTTCAACCaatcttccctttttttaagACTGAGCTACAATGCTGAATGCAAAAAATACCTGTGCATTTTGAACCTTGTTAGCAGAATAATACAAACTGTACAGTATTACAATTTACCTTGAGGAAATCCAGGATCAACAATGCTAACAACTTGTTTCAGTGTAGTGTTCTGTGCTCGGCTTCTGTGGTACCTTGTTATTTAGAATTAATTCTTGGATGTAAGTTGATACTTAAGTTTTAGACACGTAATCTTTGAGCCTTTAAAGTTTTGAGTGCTATGTGGGCTGGGAAGTTTTGTAAGCAAGCAGTTTGGGAGGAGTTCATACTTTGAATGTCTAATGCTTCCTTTgacaaataaaagtattttacttGGTAAGTTGTCTCAGCTGTTTGCAGTAGGTTGCATGTTGCTTTTGATTGCTTTCTAGTGTGTTTTGAGTCTGTTTGAAAACTAGATACAATGCTTTCAAACCTTTCAGAGGTGTGGACTTCAAAacttagatttctttttttttttttttctctgtgtaccattctgatttttttggtgtaggttgttggcttttttttccccctggtaGAAGCTGCTTGAAAATGTATACTGTGTTGCTGTTACAGTGAGGGAGGGCAGAGTAAACTGTTGGATCAAACTTAACTGTGAGGGATGAGCAGGAATGGTAGCTGTAGTACTGACTGATAGGCAAGTTTAGTtcacagctgtggtgggctggcccTGGCAGTAGCCCAGGTGCCCggtgctgctgctccatccctgccctcctcGGCTGGGCAGGACAGGGACAATATAACCCCCGGGTTCCTTTGTTAGCAGCCACAttagggcagggcagggagagataAACCCAAACCTTAAACACACCAATGTGCCGGCCTCCCTGGGCGGggagcacagcctgcctggccctggggggctgccagGGAGTCTCTGCTCCAGGCCGGGAGCCCATCCggcctggccctgccctgccctgctctgccctgccctgccctgcccgggggggctgcagggccactGCTCTCACAGggtctcactcctctctccagctgttgTTGTACAGcagatttttcccccccttcttaaCTATACTAccccagaggcgctaccactgctgctgatgggctcagccctggccaGCTGTGGGTCCAtgttggagctggctggcattgccGCCATCCGGCACGGGGAaccttctggcagcttctcacagaagcgACCCCTGTAGCCCCGCCGCTACCAAAACCCTGCCATGCAAACATGATACAAGGTagagctgaaaatatttaatgtgctTAGAGCTGTGTTGTTGCCACTGCAGGCATGAAAAATCTCATAAAGAAATATGAACTACCAAGGCCTGAAGAGGTTGctgttctgaaacagaaattagaGAAGTGCCACAGCTCGGAGCTTTCACTTAATACAAACCCGTAAGTAGGTACTCAGTCTTTGATGTGTTcaacttctgccttttttattgctgtagAAACACTAATTTCCTCTGATCTGTATGAGTGATTGAAAACGAAAACATCCAAATGTACCTACAATGATGTCTGTTCACATGCTTCCTTTGTGAGTGTCTGGTGGAAGCTGAGGACCGAGACTCAAGGTAGAGCTTTCAATAATATGTAAATACATTCTTTTGTGCTGATTTGCACTGCAAGCTGTAATACTGATGATTTTGTAACAAGAGAGCTGGAATCCTGGGTGAGGTTCTAAGGTCTGGCCACTTGATGTTATATGTAATGAGAACCAAGAGCTTTAAATTCACAATTAAAAGAATTGTGTAAAGGGTTAATGTTTTCATAAGGCTTGGCTGGATGGCAGAGGacttcctgatttttattttctgccctTTTCACTTTAGTGTACCCACTGTGATCTTCTAGCAAGCTGCTTGTTGAGGCTTCAGCGTGGCACATGTGTCCATAATCTAATCTTGTGGCTGAATAAGGAGATTCC
The window above is part of the Falco cherrug isolate bFalChe1 chromosome Z, bFalChe1.pri, whole genome shotgun sequence genome. Proteins encoded here:
- the CCNH gene encoding cyclin-H isoform X2 translates to MYHSSTQWRHWTFRSEEELARCRAEANRKFRSKAVASGKVQQTDPALLEPHEELAICKYYEKRLLDFCAVFKPAMPRSVVGTACMYFKRFYLNNSVMEYHPRIIMLTCAFLACKVDEFNVSSAQFVGNLRESPPGQEKALEQILEYELLLIQQLNFHLIVHNPYRPFEGFLIDLKIALAAVLSSGSRAGINMESYLTESLMLKENRTSLAKLLDDVKCMKNLIKKYELPRPEEVAVLKQKLEKCHSSELSLNTNPKKRKGCEDDDHVTKKCRTDEEEWTDDELAESV
- the CCNH gene encoding cyclin-H isoform X1; translation: MYHSSTQWRHWTFRSEEELARCRAEANRKFRSKAVASGKVQQTDPALLEPHEELAICKYYEKRLLDFCAVFKPAMPRSVVGTACMYFKRFYLNNSVMEYHPRIIMLTCAFLACKVDEFNVSSAQFVGNLRESPPGQEKALEQILEYELLLIQQLNFHLIVHNPYRPFEGFLIDLKTRYPMLENPEVLRKTADDFLNRVALTDAYLLFAPSQIALAAVLSSGSRAGINMESYLTESLMLKENRTSLAKLLDDVKCMKNLIKKYELPRPEEVAVLKQKLEKCHSSELSLNTNPKKRKGCEDDDHVTKKCRTDEEEWTDDELAESV